Proteins encoded by one window of Candidatus Obscuribacterales bacterium:
- a CDS encoding GNAT family N-acetyltransferase, with protein sequence MTVNCRMATVADAELINTFITELAEYENAAHLVTSTPEMVREQLQKENPPFECLIAEVQGEPAGFALFFQSYSTWEGKAGLYLEDLFVRPSARKFGVGRALFERLNEIAKERNYARMDWKVLNWNKLAIDFYDRLGAISMADWIPYRLDVHASTDVPAHTNRQVGG encoded by the coding sequence ATGACCGTTAATTGCCGCATGGCTACAGTAGCCGATGCTGAACTAATAAATACTTTTATAACTGAATTGGCTGAATACGAAAATGCTGCTCATCTGGTGACTTCAACACCGGAGATGGTGCGTGAGCAATTGCAGAAAGAAAATCCTCCTTTCGAATGTCTCATTGCCGAAGTTCAAGGCGAACCTGCCGGATTTGCTCTTTTCTTTCAGTCGTATTCAACTTGGGAAGGCAAAGCAGGACTTTATCTTGAAGATCTTTTTGTCAGACCCAGTGCGCGGAAGTTCGGAGTCGGACGAGCATTATTTGAACGCTTGAATGAAATTGCTAAAGAAAGAAACTACGCACGCATGGACTGGAAAGTCTTGAACTGGAACAAACTAGCAATTGATTTCTATGACCGACTAGGCGCAATCTCAATGGCTGATTGGATACCGTACCGACTGGATGTGCACGCGTCTACTGATGTTCCCGCGCATACCAATCGCCAGGTTGGCGGTTAA